CGGGAAACGTCTGCGGAGCGCTGGAAAACCAAAGTTTCTGCTCCTAAAACGCGCCCTCAAAGTGACCGCACAGAACAAAGGAGAGTGCTTAGCGATGGGGCGCCCGCAGGAGGAGCCCCCTCTGCCTCCGATGCCAgactggggggggaaggaggccAGCAGGAAACGGAAGACGCTGTGGGCTTCCTGCGGGTCCGCCCCCTTAGCAAGGAGGGACAGAAAATAAAACGCATGCCCAGGTGCAAGGAAGGAGCGGTGTCTGCGTGTGTGCAGACAGATACCAGGCTGTGGTCTGGGCCTGCAACTCCAGTCTGACAGCAGAGGGCACAGCGGGGCCCCTGGGCATCCCGGGGAGAGGGGGCCACCCAGAGCTGGCTCAGCCACCCTCTGGCGGGCTCCCCTAGATGCCCCGTCCTCGGAAGTGCAGTGGGCAGGGGCTGCATCAGCTCTATGCCCACCTAGCACCTGGGCAAGGTTGGTGCTACTGAGGGCAGGAGAGGGCCCTTCCACCTGCCTCTCCCAGCAGCCCTTCAAACCAGGGCATTTCTTGAGAACTCTGGATCCAGGTATCCCTGCAAACTTAAGGAAGCCCTCCCCGGAGCCCCTCACTTTCAGAGGCTCCTCTCTGGCAATGGGGCTCTCGGAACATACCACCTTGGGAGCCACCAGCAGTCTGCAGCCGGTGCTGTGGAGCCCTGAGAGCCAAGGGGACCCCCTACCTTATCCTCTAAAGGAGGGATTGCACCTTAGTCATTAAATAGATCCTAAGATAAAATCCCACTTAGCCCAGAACCGGAGCCAGAACTGGAGAAGTGGCTGGGCCTAGAGCtgaggagacctgagttcaaatgcagccgcagacacttaatagctgcaGGACCCCAGGGggtcctcccccttcccccctcccccatctgccTGTGGAAGGGAAAGGTTGGGCTCGGTGACCCCGAAGGTCCCACCCGGCTCCAATCTGCCCCTACATGTGCTGACACAGGCTCCCAAGTAAGACATATGGACCTGAAGGGAGCAGCCGCCTCTGAAATACAAATTTGACCTTGTGATGGGCTGAGCACGGGGAGGGGGCGCTCACAAAGCTCGGAGGAGGCCCCCTGTCCTGCCCGCTTGGGCAGAGACAGATGTGgaagatggggggggggcagagcagGGGCAGGCAGGGGCCTTAGCACTGTGAACGAGCAAGCCTGGCACCCGCCGCTGCTCTTCCCACGGGGATTTGGGGCTGGCCAAATAGAAGATGGAGTAGGGTGGTGCTGACGGAAAGCCAAGACCCCCATTTGTGACCCTGGAAGCAGGAGAAAGGGTCTCCTTACCTCCGGCCACGTCCGAGGCCCTCGGGACCTCGGGGACGGGAGAGCCAACGCTTCCACAACTACTCCTGAGGCCAGAGAAGAAAAGGGGCAGCAGGCTTGGGCTCCCTGCCCCTTCGGGATCTCGGACAGAGCATCTGAGGGCCAGAGCAGGAAGTGGGTCGCCATCCCGTCCAGGGAGGGGAGGCCGCTGGCATCTCTGAACAGGCAACCTCCAAGGCCTGGGGCCCTCCACCCAGTCAAGAGGGGTTCATTTCCCCCAATGGTGGCGGGAAGAGAATCGGTCCAGAGACACAGAATGACCATAATCTGGCTCATCAAGAACAAAGGCTTTTAGGGAAGTGGCCCCTCGCATAAGCATCTCCAACATTCTCACATGTGCCCCCCGTGCTCTCCTTTTAAGTCAGAGCAGCCCTCGGTCCTGCCCCCCAACTGCTGCGGAGGCGCCCGAGGGGGTCTGGCGGCCTGCAGGAGGCGGCGTCTCAGAGGCCCAGTGAGCAAGGGGGAGGACCGGCCGAGGAGACGCACGGTCAGGGCCTGAGCCTCCGGGCTCCTCCCTCCGCACCGAAGGTCCTCCTAAAGCTCCCCCAAGAAGAACGAGCCCTGGAAGGAAATCTTTGGACATCGCCCACTCTGTGTGAGTCAAGCCTTTATGGAGGAAAGCTGGCAGAGCTGGAGACAGTACTGGATGCAAACAGAGGTAAGGAGTGTGAAAATCACTGCTGCACAATTCAAGCCACGCCCACGGGAATGCCCCAGGCCACCAGTCCCCTGGGCCCCCTGCCCCGGTACCACCGGGGTCTCAAGAACCAAGGGCTCAAGGGCTGGCAGAAGGAGCTGCCCCAAGGAGGTGCCCAAGAGCTCCATCACAGGACCCAGAGGGGCTGAGACCCTCATGATGGAGGGTTTTGAAAAAAGAATTCCCAATTGATGGCTTCCTGCTGAGCGGTCCCCGCCAGCCAATGGCTCAGTCTGTGTTCTCAGGAGGTCCTGTGATAGAGTCCTCTAGAGAGGGAGGCGGGCCTGGGGGTGCAGCCCCCCCTCCGCCctatcccctccctctcctcctagCCAACCAGCTGGGACAAGGCGACTTCTGCGGGTCTCCCTTGAATCCAAAGTTTGATGCAGGATGGGAAGGGCGCTCCCTAAACACTAATCCTGGAAAAAAGATGCTTTCCACATCCCAACATCCTCTATGGGAAAGGGAAGGCAGAGGCTGCAATCCtctcacaaaaacaaacaaaaaaaaggaaaaaagagcaattatgtttaaacaaaaaaggaaaaacagagaaaaaaaagaaaacagatccagagCGCCCAAATGCAGGCTGGCAGAACAAAAGAGATACGCAGATGCTTGTAGAGAAGACTGCCCGCGTTAAGACTCGATTCACAGCGTCGAGTTGGACCCTCttgctttcccctcccccagcagcCCCCCACCCCAGCCCCGCCCCGCCTCTGTGTGCACTTCTGTCCCTGGAAAGAGGGACCCCCAAGTCCTCCTGAAAGGTTTCCGAAGAGTCAGTACTTCACTCCTGGAATAAACTCCTTGGCATCGGGGTTCAGGTTACTTTTGCTCTGAAATAAGGAGCAAAGGAGAGCGTAAGTAGAAGTGGGAGCCATTTACTCCTCCAACTGGCGCCGGTCGGGAGGCACCCTCTCTGACCTCAGTGGACCCCCACAATGACCTCAGCAGGCCCCAGCTCTGACCTTGGCAGGCCCTCACAATGATCTCGGCGGGTGCAAGATCTCAGTGGGTCCCCACAATGACCTCGGGGGGCCCTGAGTGACTATGGCAGCACCTCATCTGCCAGCCTGAAGCCTCAGGACCCCGGTGGGGGCCCAGCCCAGGTGGTTCTGGGTGCTAATGAGAGAGGAGCGACAAGCTGAGGGCCAGGGTGAAGCTCCCAACCAGCCCAACCCAAGGGCTGGGCTCTTCCATCGGACAGCAGACCCAGTTCCTCAGGGCTGGTCCCCCCTTGACTTCCGGTTTCAGAAGCCCCACGAGGAACAAGCACCCAGACACTTAACGGACTGCTCGGGCCGTCTTCTCCCAGCCCCCGCCAGTCCATGCCTCAGAGCCCCTGCAGGAGGGGGCTCTCAGGGCCAGTGAGGAGGGAGCCCCCTGGAGGAGGAGGGAACATGCTGGAGGAGGATGGAGATCTCATCACCCTCTCCCCTGACTGCACCTCCCAGGCAGGGAGAAGGAGGGACACTCCCCGGGGGGCTTCTTACCAAGATATCTTCTGACCCGTGACCATCACTGACAGAAAGTCCGTTGAGCTGCTGCTGCAGCTGCCCCAGGCCCTGCGGCAGGTCTCGAGAGGGGATGAACCAGTCCTGGTCCTCTTCATCCAGCATCTCCTGGAAGCAGCGGTCCAGGAATTCCTGCTCTTCCAGTTCTTCCTCCACCTAGTAGGGAGAGAGGGCGGGAATGTGAATGCAGCCTCAGGGGCAAAGGGTTTT
The DNA window shown above is from Sminthopsis crassicaudata isolate SCR6 chromosome 2, ASM4859323v1, whole genome shotgun sequence and carries:
- the PAIP2B gene encoding polyadenylate-binding protein-interacting protein 2B; this translates as MNGSNVANTTANAKSKEDQVVNGRDEKESNPFAEYMWMENEEDFNRQVEEELEEQEFLDRCFQEMLDEEDQDWFIPSRDLPQGLGQLQQQLNGLSVSDGHGSEDILSKSNLNPDAKEFIPGVKY